A genome region from Pseudanabaena sp. Chao 1811 includes the following:
- the nuoH gene encoding NADH-quinone oxidoreductase subunit NuoH, translated as MYGGIDLQRSLIEILTGLGLPADVAKVIWMLLPMAVMVLGVTVGALVCTWLERKISAAAQQRIGPEYAGPFGLLIPLADVGKLLIKQGTIPAKADPLLYTIGPALVFISVFLCYLVIPFGQNLIISDIGTGVFFIIAISSVAPIGLLMAGYSSNNKYSLLGGLRAAAQSISYEIPLALAVLAIALMTNGLSTIDIVNQQAEYGILSWNIWRQPIGFVIFIIAALAECERLPFDLPEAEEELVAGYQTEYSGIRFAFFYGGSYANLLLAGLLASILYLGGWELPFPIDKISDALGIQANTAWWQVIAAFIGLTSTLVKTYAFIFFAILLRWTVPRVRIDQLLDLGWKFLLPIGLANLLITAALKLAFPFAFGG; from the coding sequence ATGTACGGTGGAATTGATTTACAAAGATCTTTAATTGAAATCCTGACAGGGCTGGGCTTACCTGCCGATGTCGCCAAAGTAATTTGGATGTTATTGCCAATGGCAGTAATGGTTTTAGGTGTAACTGTGGGCGCACTCGTCTGCACATGGCTAGAGCGTAAAATCTCCGCCGCCGCCCAACAACGGATTGGTCCCGAATATGCAGGACCTTTTGGATTGCTGATCCCCCTCGCAGACGTGGGCAAGCTGTTAATCAAGCAAGGCACAATCCCCGCTAAAGCCGATCCTCTGCTCTATACGATTGGACCCGCTTTAGTTTTCATCTCCGTCTTTTTATGTTATCTAGTCATCCCCTTTGGTCAGAACTTAATTATTTCTGACATTGGCACAGGCGTATTCTTTATCATTGCCATTTCCAGCGTTGCCCCCATTGGCTTGCTGATGGCAGGTTACTCTTCAAATAACAAATACTCGCTGCTTGGTGGTTTACGTGCTGCCGCGCAGTCGATCAGTTATGAAATTCCGTTAGCACTGGCTGTATTAGCGATCGCCTTGATGACCAATGGACTCAGCACCATTGATATCGTTAATCAGCAAGCCGAGTACGGGATTCTGTCATGGAATATTTGGCGGCAACCAATTGGCTTTGTCATCTTTATCATTGCCGCTCTTGCAGAATGCGAACGCCTACCCTTTGACTTACCAGAAGCCGAAGAAGAACTAGTTGCTGGTTATCAAACTGAATATTCAGGAATCAGATTTGCCTTCTTCTATGGTGGTTCCTACGCCAACCTGTTGCTAGCAGGATTACTTGCTTCCATCCTTTACCTCGGTGGTTGGGAATTGCCCTTCCCCATTGACAAAATTAGCGATGCTTTAGGAATTCAAGCAAATACAGCTTGGTGGCAAGTTATCGCCGCCTTCATTGGTTTAACTTCAACCCTTGTCAAAACCTATGCCTTTATCTTCTTTGCGATCCTCCTACGTTGGACAGTTCCCCGCGTGCGGATCGACCAATTGCTAGATCTAGGTTGGAAATTCCTCTTGCCCATTGGCTTAGCGAATTTACTAATTACCGCAGCATTGAAACTAGCTTTTCCCTTTGCGTTTGGCGGATAG
- a CDS encoding NAD(P)H-quinone oxidoreductase subunit H, with protein MVMIETKAERMVINMGPHHPSMHGVLRLIVTLDGENVVDCEPVLGYLHRSMEKIAESRTIIQYLPYVTRWDYLATMFTEAITVNAPEKLANVPVPRRASYIRMIMLELSRIASHLLWLGTFVADIGAQTPFFYVFREREMIYDLFEAATGMRMMHNYFRIGGVAADLPYGWNEKCEDFCNYFLPVIDEYEKLITNNPIFRKRVEGLGTITRDEAISWGLSGPMLRGSGVKLDLRKVDHYELYDELDWNVQWETGGDCLARYLVRVREMRESTKMVLQCLKQIPGGSYENLEAQRVLAGPKSEWNSLDYQFISKKPSPTFKVASGEHYVRVEAPKGELGVYIIGEDSVFPWRFKIRPPGFINLQILPELVRGMKIADIMAILGSVDIIMGEVDR; from the coding sequence ATGGTGATGATTGAAACCAAAGCCGAACGCATGGTCATAAATATGGGACCTCACCACCCATCCATGCACGGCGTACTTAGACTTATCGTCACGCTCGATGGCGAAAACGTAGTCGATTGCGAACCAGTACTAGGGTACTTGCATCGCTCGATGGAAAAAATCGCCGAAAGTCGCACGATTATTCAATATCTCCCCTACGTGACCCGATGGGATTACCTCGCGACCATGTTTACCGAGGCAATCACCGTCAATGCCCCCGAAAAGCTAGCCAACGTGCCAGTGCCAAGACGTGCCAGCTACATTCGCATGATCATGCTAGAACTGAGCCGCATCGCCTCTCACCTCCTGTGGCTCGGCACATTCGTTGCAGACATCGGCGCACAAACCCCATTTTTCTACGTTTTCCGCGAACGGGAAATGATCTATGACCTGTTCGAGGCAGCAACAGGGATGCGGATGATGCACAACTATTTCCGCATTGGGGGAGTTGCCGCCGACCTACCCTACGGCTGGAACGAAAAATGCGAAGACTTTTGTAACTACTTTCTTCCCGTCATTGACGAATACGAAAAATTAATTACTAATAACCCCATTTTCCGCAAACGGGTCGAAGGATTAGGCACAATCACCCGTGACGAAGCCATCAGTTGGGGCTTATCAGGACCCATGTTACGCGGTTCAGGTGTAAAGCTAGATTTACGCAAAGTCGATCATTACGAACTCTACGACGAACTCGACTGGAATGTGCAGTGGGAAACTGGCGGCGACTGTCTAGCCCGTTACCTAGTGCGTGTTCGAGAAATGCGTGAATCCACAAAGATGGTGCTGCAATGTCTCAAGCAGATTCCCGGTGGATCTTACGAAAACCTCGAAGCACAACGAGTTCTCGCAGGACCTAAGAGTGAATGGAACTCCCTAGATTATCAGTTCATCAGCAAAAAGCCATCTCCTACCTTCAAAGTTGCCTCGGGTGAGCATTATGTTCGTGTTGAAGCGCCCAAGGGTGAACTCGGTGTCTATATTATTGGCGAAGATAGCGTCTTTCCTTGGCGTTTCAAGATTCGTCCACCCGGATTTATCAATTTGCAAATCTTGCCCGAACTAGTGCGGGGCATGAAGATCGCCGACATCATGGCGATTTTAGGAAGTGTGGACATTATTATGGGTGAGGTCGATCGCTAA
- a CDS encoding Uma2 family endonuclease, whose protein sequence is MTAYTINLDPIVKLTREQFYELCAANPELKLERNANGELVIMSPTGGETSSWNSDLNTDLNIWNRQERLGKVFDSSGGFSLPRGSDRSPDAAWIPIEKWNALSPEQRKKFLPLCPDFVIELLSPTDSWIKGLAKMQEYQDNGCRLGWLIDPESKRVAIYRLGQPVEILETPVSLSGENVLSGFVLNLENIWSS, encoded by the coding sequence ATGACTGCTTATACAATCAATCTCGATCCGATTGTGAAACTGACCAGAGAGCAGTTTTACGAGCTATGTGCGGCAAACCCTGAACTTAAACTAGAGCGCAATGCGAATGGAGAACTCGTAATTATGTCCCCCACTGGCGGCGAAACTAGCTCTTGGAATTCTGATCTAAATACTGATCTAAATATCTGGAATCGTCAGGAACGACTTGGTAAAGTTTTTGATTCTTCTGGGGGATTTTCTTTGCCTAGAGGTAGCGATCGCTCGCCTGATGCGGCATGGATACCTATTGAAAAATGGAACGCGCTTAGTCCTGAACAACGCAAGAAGTTTTTGCCACTATGCCCAGACTTTGTGATTGAGCTTTTGTCGCCAACGGATTCATGGATTAAGGGTTTGGCGAAGATGCAGGAATATCAAGATAATGGCTGTCGTCTAGGTTGGCTGATCGATCCTGAAAGTAAGCGTGTGGCGATTTATCGCTTAGGTCAACCTGTAGAAATTCTTGAAACACCTGTAAGTTTGTCTGGAGAAAATGTGTTATCAGGATTTGTACTGAATTTAGAAAATATCTGGTCATCTTGA
- a CDS encoding NAD(P)H dehydrogenase subunit NdhS: MIFPGSAVRVVNEGDTYYGFQGQVQRVTDGRVAVIFGGGNWEKIVSFRANELELIDTTVSSKAKKK, translated from the coding sequence ATCATTTTTCCAGGTTCAGCAGTGCGGGTTGTAAATGAGGGTGACACCTATTACGGATTTCAAGGTCAAGTACAGCGTGTGACGGATGGTCGAGTTGCCGTGATTTTTGGTGGTGGTAACTGGGAAAAGATTGTGTCATTTCGCGCTAATGAGTTAGAACTGATCGATACAACTGTTAGTTCTAAAGCTAAGAAAAAATAA
- a CDS encoding OmpA family protein: MRSTIKRMLNCGFDIEQGYCAVAVTNSPTPDKSISKPSGNSQQADHPLLTLLVRGAVLGVGAIAGIVTGLAIAIVRPDLVWQPSFNFLNYKKQQFTLSSEALFDVDKASIRPESFRLLDEVAAQLPLDKGKRVRINGHMDAATGNALTLSYLRASAVRDYLARLRGEQNYYWMVIGYGATRPLASSAGEGNSKSNRRIEIFVDD, translated from the coding sequence ATGAGATCCACAATTAAGCGTATGCTCAATTGTGGATTTGATATTGAGCAAGGATATTGTGCAGTTGCCGTGACAAATTCACCGACTCCAGATAAATCAATCAGTAAACCTTCGGGTAATTCGCAACAAGCGGATCATCCTCTGTTGACTTTGCTCGTGCGTGGTGCAGTTTTAGGTGTAGGCGCGATCGCAGGAATTGTCACTGGCTTAGCGATCGCCATTGTGCGTCCAGATTTAGTATGGCAACCCTCATTTAACTTTTTAAATTATAAGAAGCAGCAATTTACGCTCTCATCAGAGGCTTTGTTCGATGTAGATAAGGCAAGCATCCGCCCCGAAAGTTTTCGTTTGCTCGATGAGGTGGCGGCGCAATTACCTCTAGACAAAGGTAAGCGGGTAAGAATTAATGGACATATGGATGCGGCTACGGGGAACGCTCTCACTCTTTCTTATTTGCGTGCTTCGGCGGTTAGAGATTATTTGGCTAGACTGCGTGGTGAGCAAAACTACTATTGGATGGTGATTGGTTATGGAGCAACCCGTCCTCTGGCTAGTAGTGCTGGTGAAGGCAATAGCAAAAGTAATCGCCGCATCGAGATTTTTGTAGATGATTAG
- a CDS encoding ribonuclease Z, which produces MQITFLGTSSGVPTRGRNVSSVAVRLPQRAEVWLLDCGEATQHQLLRSDVKISQITKIFITHMHGDHIFGLPGLLASCGMAGNVSHIDIYGPSGLGEYLDACLRYSETRLSYSIKVHRVKTGIVCEDSEFYVMAAPLKHKVTAHGYRLVERDRAGKFDVDKAIAMNIPAGPIFGELKQGKIVTLPDGRKIDGKEFCGAPQIGRKIAYCTDTIFCDSSVDLAQNADVLIHETTFAHQDSDMAFQRLHSTSTMAAQVALLANVKQLIMTHFSPRYAPGNAILLEDLVNEARMIFANTIPAHDFMTYEISPSHSS; this is translated from the coding sequence ATGCAGATCACTTTTCTCGGTACTAGTTCGGGGGTTCCCACTCGCGGACGCAATGTCTCTAGTGTGGCAGTGCGTTTACCTCAACGTGCTGAGGTATGGCTGCTCGACTGCGGCGAAGCAACCCAACATCAGTTACTCAGAAGCGATGTAAAAATCAGCCAAATCACCAAAATTTTCATAACGCATATGCATGGTGATCACATTTTTGGTTTACCGGGGCTATTAGCTAGTTGTGGCATGGCAGGCAATGTTAGCCATATTGATATTTATGGTCCATCGGGATTGGGGGAATATCTCGACGCTTGTTTACGCTATAGCGAGACAAGACTCTCCTATTCGATCAAAGTGCATCGAGTGAAGACGGGGATAGTCTGCGAGGATTCCGAATTTTATGTAATGGCTGCCCCCCTCAAGCATAAGGTAACGGCTCATGGTTATCGGTTGGTAGAACGCGATCGCGCAGGTAAGTTTGATGTCGATAAGGCGATCGCGATGAATATTCCCGCAGGTCCAATTTTTGGTGAATTGAAACAGGGCAAAATTGTCACGCTGCCCGATGGTCGCAAAATCGATGGTAAGGAATTCTGCGGCGCTCCTCAGATTGGGCGAAAGATTGCCTATTGTACGGATACGATTTTTTGTGATAGCTCGGTGGATCTGGCACAAAATGCTGATGTTCTAATCCATGAGACTACTTTCGCTCATCAGGATTCCGATATGGCTTTTCAGCGTTTGCACTCCACTAGTACGATGGCGGCTCAAGTAGCACTTTTGGCGAATGTGAAGCAATTAATCATGACCCATTTCAGTCCCCGCTATGCCCCCGGCAATGCGATTCTATTGGAAGATCTAGTCAATGAGGCAAGGATGATTTTTGCGAATACAATTCCTGCCCATGATTTTATGACCTACGAAATATCTCCTTCTCATTCATCCTAA
- the brnA gene encoding type II toxin-antitoxin system BrnA family antitoxin, translating to MNAKDFDQKFEDGEEDIIEMLDLSQAKRPLAAQKRLSIELPIWMIELINQEAKRLGVTPQTIVQTSLAEHLAVSNFN from the coding sequence ATGAACGCTAAAGACTTTGATCAAAAATTCGAGGATGGGGAAGAAGATATTATCGAAATGCTCGATCTATCTCAAGCTAAACGTCCCTTAGCTGCTCAAAAAAGGCTTAGCATAGAGTTACCTATTTGGATGATTGAGCTAATTAATCAAGAAGCCAAACGTTTAGGAGTAACACCACAAACAATTGTCCAAACCTCTCTTGCTGAACATTTAGCAGTTAGTAACTTCAATTAG
- a CDS encoding BrnT family toxin, with amino-acid sequence MRNFEYDENKSQSNFAKHGIDFVEAQKLWNDPNLLEIPSRIQDEPRFVVIGKINNKHWSGVITYRDQNIRIISVRRSRTQEVALYER; translated from the coding sequence ATGAGGAACTTTGAATATGATGAAAATAAGAGTCAATCTAATTTTGCTAAACATGGAATTGACTTTGTTGAAGCTCAAAAACTATGGAACGATCCAAATTTGCTAGAAATCCCTAGTAGAATTCAAGATGAACCGCGATTTGTAGTTATTGGTAAAATAAATAATAAACATTGGTCTGGAGTTATCACCTACCGCGATCAAAATATTCGGATCATATCTGTCCGCCGATCACGCACACAAGAGGTTGCCCTTTATGAACGCTAA
- a CDS encoding ribulose bisphosphate carboxylase small subunit encodes MQTLPKERRYETLSYLPPLSDAQITRQIEYTLKQGFYPAIEFNEDSDPAIHYWTLWKLPLFNARTPQEVLSEVQACRSSYPGSFIRVVAFDNIKQCQVQSFIVHKPNSARY; translated from the coding sequence ATGCAAACTTTACCAAAAGAGCGTCGTTACGAAACTCTTTCCTACCTTCCCCCTTTGAGCGATGCTCAAATCACTCGTCAAATCGAGTACACCTTGAAGCAAGGTTTCTATCCTGCGATCGAATTTAACGAAGATTCCGATCCTGCGATCCACTACTGGACTCTTTGGAAGTTGCCTTTGTTCAACGCCAGAACTCCTCAAGAAGTTTTGAGCGAAGTTCAAGCTTGCCGTTCTAGCTACCCTGGTTCTTTCATCCGCGTTGTAGCTTTCGACAACATCAAGCAGTGCCAAGTCCAAAGCTTCATCGTACACAAGCCTAACAGCGCTCGTTACTAA
- a CDS encoding chaperonin family protein RbcX, with product MDIKRSTKSTANMLINFLTFEAVKTIAEQLEETDKLKALWFNQFSTRERLQNGELYIKDLFEVHQEMAFRVMTVREHLANEILDFLPEMTRTGIQQSNMQLRRRHFERIMSVQASEGYAECENLDSDIETKKPIAEPSLSNPPEAVADSDVDGDRASTEANQ from the coding sequence ATGGATATTAAGCGCAGTACTAAGTCCACAGCCAATATGTTGATCAATTTTTTGACCTTCGAGGCTGTTAAGACTATTGCCGAGCAATTGGAGGAAACTGATAAGTTAAAGGCTCTTTGGTTTAACCAATTCTCGACGCGCGAAAGACTCCAGAATGGCGAGCTTTATATCAAAGACTTATTTGAAGTTCATCAAGAAATGGCTTTTCGAGTGATGACTGTGCGAGAACATCTAGCAAATGAGATTTTAGATTTTTTGCCAGAAATGACCCGTACAGGTATTCAACAATCAAATATGCAGCTTCGTCGTCGGCATTTTGAGCGCATCATGAGCGTTCAGGCTTCTGAAGGATATGCAGAATGTGAGAATCTAGATTCTGATATAGAAACTAAGAAACCTATTGCAGAACCTAGTCTCAGTAATCCTCCCGAAGCAGTTGCAGACTCAGATGTTGATGGCGATCGCGCTTCTACGGAAGCAAATCAATAG
- a CDS encoding form I ribulose bisphosphate carboxylase large subunit: protein MSYSKTQSKAKAGYDAGVQDYKLKYYTPDYTPRDTDLLAAFRFVPQPGVPPEEAAAAVAAESSTGTWTTVWTDLLTDLDRYKGRCYDVEPVPNEDNQYIAYIAYPLDLFEEGSVTNLLTSLVGNVFGFKALRALRLEDIRVPIAYLKTFQGPPHGIQVERDKLNKYGRPLLGCTIKPKLGLSAKNYGRAVYECLRGGLDFTKDDENINSQPFMRWRDRFLFVQEAIEKAQAETGEIKGHYLNVTAPTSEQMMERAAFAKEIGTPIIMHDFLTGGFTANTSLAKYCRDNGLLLHIHRAMHAVIDRQKTHGIHFRVLAKCLRMSGGDHLHSGTVVGKLEGEKGITMGFVDLMREDHIELDRDRGIYFTQDWASMPGVLPVASGGIHVWHMPALVEIFGDDSCLQFGGGTLGHPWGAAPGATANRVALEACIQARNEGRDMMREGGDILREAGRWSPELNAALELWKEIKFEFEAMDTL from the coding sequence ATGTCTTACTCAAAAACACAGTCTAAAGCCAAGGCTGGGTACGACGCTGGTGTTCAGGACTATAAACTAAAGTACTATACCCCCGATTACACACCCAGAGATACTGACCTTCTCGCAGCTTTCCGCTTCGTGCCTCAACCAGGCGTACCTCCCGAAGAAGCAGCAGCAGCAGTTGCCGCAGAATCTTCTACTGGTACATGGACTACTGTATGGACAGACTTGTTGACCGACCTCGATCGCTACAAAGGTCGCTGCTATGATGTCGAGCCAGTACCTAACGAAGACAATCAATATATTGCTTACATCGCATATCCTCTAGATTTGTTTGAAGAAGGCTCTGTAACCAACTTGCTCACCTCATTGGTTGGTAACGTGTTCGGTTTCAAAGCTCTCCGCGCACTTCGTCTAGAAGACATCCGCGTACCCATCGCATACCTAAAGACATTCCAAGGACCTCCTCACGGTATCCAAGTTGAGCGCGACAAGTTGAACAAGTACGGTCGTCCTCTTCTCGGCTGTACCATTAAGCCTAAATTAGGTCTTTCTGCGAAGAACTACGGTCGTGCAGTATATGAGTGCTTACGCGGCGGTCTAGACTTCACCAAAGACGACGAAAACATTAACTCTCAGCCTTTCATGCGCTGGCGTGATCGCTTCCTGTTTGTACAAGAAGCAATCGAAAAAGCACAAGCTGAAACTGGCGAAATCAAGGGTCACTACCTCAACGTAACTGCGCCTACATCTGAGCAAATGATGGAACGTGCAGCTTTCGCTAAGGAAATTGGCACACCAATCATCATGCATGACTTCTTGACTGGTGGTTTCACAGCTAATACCTCTCTTGCTAAGTACTGCCGTGACAATGGCTTGCTCTTGCACATTCACCGCGCTATGCACGCTGTTATCGACCGTCAAAAGACTCACGGGATTCACTTCCGCGTTTTGGCTAAGTGTCTTCGTATGTCTGGTGGTGATCACCTCCACTCTGGAACCGTTGTTGGTAAGCTCGAAGGCGAAAAGGGCATCACCATGGGCTTTGTTGACCTAATGCGTGAAGACCACATCGAACTTGATCGCGATCGTGGTATCTACTTCACTCAAGATTGGGCTTCTATGCCTGGTGTACTTCCCGTTGCTTCGGGTGGTATCCACGTATGGCACATGCCTGCGCTCGTTGAAATCTTCGGCGATGATTCTTGCTTACAGTTCGGTGGTGGTACTTTGGGTCACCCATGGGGTGCTGCTCCTGGTGCAACCGCTAACCGTGTTGCTCTCGAAGCTTGTATCCAAGCTCGTAACGAAGGTCGCGACATGATGCGTGAAGGTGGCGACATCCTCCGTGAAGCTGGTCGTTGGTCTCCTGAATTGAATGCTGCTCTTGAACTTTGGAAGGAAATCAAGTTCGAGTTTGAAGCAATGGATACTCTCTAA
- a CDS encoding DUF1350 family protein: MQWKQVEENWVLTPAKPKGVIHFLGGAFFAAAPQVAYSRVLEQLAQNNYAIVATPFLNNTFDHRQIARDVHTSFRKARSKLFLDYFPVFGMGHSMGCKIHLLINSLYKPTRAGNMYIAYNNYSADRSIPFFKELSNTIPEMSSMEFTPTPKETEQLVSANYQTTHNLLIKFIDDDIDEIFSLADLLKQKFPKTVSLQTLEGTHLTSMGIDVKWKAGESFSAIDAIAQWVKQEMHKNNHTLEQVLLSWLNQQIR, encoded by the coding sequence ATGCAATGGAAGCAGGTTGAAGAAAATTGGGTTTTGACTCCAGCCAAACCCAAAGGTGTAATTCACTTTCTCGGCGGCGCATTTTTTGCAGCCGCCCCACAGGTTGCCTATAGCCGTGTGCTAGAGCAACTTGCTCAAAATAACTATGCGATCGTGGCTACTCCCTTTCTCAATAACACCTTTGACCATCGCCAAATTGCCCGTGATGTTCATACGTCCTTTCGCAAGGCACGCAGCAAACTATTTCTCGACTATTTCCCTGTGTTTGGCATGGGGCATAGCATGGGTTGCAAAATCCATTTACTAATTAATAGTCTGTATAAACCCACCCGTGCAGGCAATATGTACATTGCCTACAACAACTACAGCGCCGATCGCTCGATTCCTTTTTTTAAAGAACTCTCCAACACTATCCCTGAAATGTCATCAATGGAGTTCACCCCCACACCCAAGGAAACCGAGCAGCTAGTTAGCGCCAATTACCAAACCACCCATAATTTACTCATTAAATTTATTGACGATGATATTGACGAGATTTTCAGCCTTGCAGATCTCCTCAAGCAGAAATTCCCCAAAACCGTAAGCCTGCAAACCCTCGAAGGCACTCACCTCACCTCTATGGGCATTGATGTCAAATGGAAGGCAGGCGAAAGTTTCTCCGCTATTGACGCGATCGCTCAATGGGTCAAACAGGAAATGCACAAAAATAATCACACCCTAGAGCAAGTACTGTTGTCATGGCTGAATCAGCAAATCCGCTAA
- a CDS encoding bile acid:sodium symporter family protein, with the protein MESNIFTSLILPIALGTMMLGMGLSLVPEDFQRVGKYPKAVAIGLISQLVVLPLIGLAIAKLVPMQPAIATGLMILALCPGGVSSNLVTFLAKGDVALSVTLTALSSLITIFTIPIFANLASQHFFGQGAAVELPIGTTIGQIFVITFLPIAIGMSMRQFAPNLSAKLEKVTSISAAVLLAVIILLLIVKEWSRLPDFIVQVGVGVLLLNILSMAAGFYLSKFFQLNPKQQICISIEVGLQNGTLAIAITAGLLNNPDMAVPAAVYSLLMYVTGCLAIGYGRKLAET; encoded by the coding sequence ATGGAATCAAATATTTTTACGTCGCTGATCTTGCCGATCGCGCTAGGAACGATGATGCTTGGTATGGGTTTATCGCTTGTGCCAGAAGACTTTCAGCGAGTGGGAAAATATCCAAAAGCTGTCGCAATTGGGTTAATCAGTCAGTTGGTGGTGTTGCCTTTAATTGGGTTGGCGATCGCTAAGCTTGTGCCGATGCAACCTGCGATCGCTACGGGTTTGATGATATTGGCGTTATGCCCGGGGGGAGTTTCCTCAAACTTGGTTACATTTTTAGCGAAAGGTGATGTAGCCCTGAGTGTGACCTTAACGGCTTTAAGCAGTCTGATTACGATATTTACGATTCCTATTTTTGCGAATTTGGCTAGCCAACATTTCTTTGGGCAAGGTGCGGCGGTTGAGTTGCCCATCGGGACGACAATTGGACAAATTTTTGTGATTACCTTTTTACCGATCGCGATCGGCATGAGTATGCGTCAGTTTGCGCCGAACCTATCGGCAAAGTTAGAAAAAGTAACCAGCATCTCGGCTGCCGTACTATTGGCAGTAATTATTTTGTTGTTGATCGTCAAAGAATGGAGTCGGTTGCCAGATTTTATTGTCCAAGTTGGGGTTGGGGTGTTGCTGTTGAATATCCTTTCGATGGCGGCAGGATTCTATTTGAGCAAATTTTTTCAGCTTAACCCCAAGCAACAAATCTGTATCAGTATTGAGGTGGGTTTGCAAAATGGAACTCTCGCGATCGCGATTACCGCAGGATTACTGAATAATCCAGATATGGCGGTTCCTGCGGCAGTTTATAGCCTATTGATGTATGTGACGGGCTGTTTAGCGATCGGTTATGGTCGCAAGTTGGCTGAAACATAA
- a CDS encoding DUF3611 family protein, with amino-acid sequence MPRELKSAKKEEDNSDVSPNVLRVVLAFRRWGWASFWTQVVLCVVSALVLLQLVLLKAPTTNTPTGADSNPATLPGLSFAWAGIAVLGASIFWNFRYTRMANKLRSPDRPTKSQTVFQIKIGIIINLLGMLITLIGAASIVGALTLRSQQGVFAGAGNFNLTIQPLDFQIIQASFNIIFAHFVGLVTSLWLLNRATDKPNRE; translated from the coding sequence ATGCCCAGAGAACTAAAAAGCGCTAAGAAAGAAGAAGATAACAGCGATGTGTCCCCAAATGTGTTGCGTGTCGTTTTAGCCTTTCGGCGCTGGGGTTGGGCATCTTTTTGGACACAGGTTGTTTTATGCGTAGTTTCTGCGCTAGTCTTGCTGCAACTTGTTTTATTAAAAGCACCAACGACAAATACGCCTACAGGTGCAGATAGCAACCCTGCTACCCTTCCGGGACTGAGTTTTGCATGGGCAGGTATAGCGGTACTCGGTGCAAGTATTTTCTGGAATTTTCGTTATACCCGAATGGCGAACAAGTTGCGATCGCCCGATCGCCCCACCAAAAGCCAAACCGTATTTCAAATCAAAATTGGCATCATCATTAACTTATTGGGGATGTTGATTACTTTGATCGGAGCCGCTTCAATTGTGGGTGCACTAACCCTGCGATCACAACAGGGCGTATTTGCAGGCGCAGGAAATTTTAATCTGACCATTCAGCCCCTCGACTTTCAAATCATTCAAGCCAGTTTCAATATTATCTTTGCCCACTTTGTCGGTTTAGTCACCTCACTATGGTTGCTAAATCGAGCCACCGACAAGCCTAATCGTGAGTAA
- a CDS encoding Mo-dependent nitrogenase C-terminal domain-containing protein translates to MKTDHPTYTQAQISAWLRGLMSVALADNDYSDQERNLFDQISHSDEWGEEIPISSFEPISAQELADALGSDRRVGQNFLRMAVMMALADGKYTDTEDRVIQEFCTALDQEITPINELRIKLESASHHEEHHPDLLEPVKEWLDHMDIHDSRLANLICKVVPAQCPFERDIVLFGRKIMHIPAMCEINPLYDQLVGLRFRSLSYLADKGEDISKYC, encoded by the coding sequence ATGAAAACAGATCATCCAACTTATACACAAGCGCAGATTTCAGCTTGGTTGCGGGGACTCATGAGCGTGGCTCTCGCAGACAATGATTACAGTGATCAAGAGCGTAACCTTTTTGATCAGATCAGCCATAGTGATGAATGGGGCGAGGAAATTCCCATTTCAAGTTTTGAACCAATTAGCGCCCAAGAACTGGCTGATGCATTGGGTAGCGATCGCAGGGTGGGGCAGAATTTTTTACGAATGGCAGTGATGATGGCACTCGCCGACGGTAAATATACAGATACAGAAGATCGCGTTATTCAAGAATTTTGCACGGCTCTTGATCAAGAAATAACGCCAATCAACGAATTACGGATCAAATTAGAATCCGCATCACACCATGAAGAGCATCATCCCGATCTGCTAGAGCCTGTCAAGGAATGGCTCGATCATATGGATATCCATGATTCCCGACTGGCGAACCTAATTTGTAAGGTTGTCCCCGCTCAATGTCCTTTCGAGCGCGATATCGTCTTGTTTGGACGCAAAATCATGCACATTCCCGCCATGTGTGAAATTAATCCTCTATACGATCAGCTCGTGGGATTACGTTTTCGATCGCTTAGTTATCTCGCTGACAAAGGCGAAGATATCTCTAAGTATTGCTAA